A single Pogoniulus pusillus isolate bPogPus1 chromosome 27, bPogPus1.pri, whole genome shotgun sequence DNA region contains:
- the SHISAL1 gene encoding protein shisa-like-1 isoform X5, whose product MPMMTSCGQQSLNVLMVLLSLLLSAVLSAHFRVCEPYTDYKGRYHFGFHCPRLSDNKSYIFCCHHNNTVFKYCCNETEFQTVMQMNLTGNTDGYMHNNYSALLGVWIYGFFVVILLVLDLLYYSSMNYDICKFYLARWGIQGKWMTQGQSRWINPPQDPSQTQPQPETQPQTQPQPQPSQTVHTLKGDALSPPLMSFQSTSA is encoded by the exons ATGCCAATGATGACAAGTTGTGGTCAACAGTCCTTGAATGTGCTGATGGTCCTGCTTTCGTTACTCTTGTCAGCAG TGTTGTCCGCACACTTTCGAGTCTGCGAGCCATATACAGACTACAAAGGTCGCTACCACTTTGGTTTTCATTGCCCTCGTCTTTCTGACAATAAATCTTACATCTTTTGCTGTCACCATAACAACACAGTGTTTAAATACTGCTGCAATGAGACAGAATTTCAGACTGTTATGCAGATGAACTTAACAGGGAACACAGATGGATATATGCATAA CAACTACAGTGCACTATTAGGAGTGTGGATCTATGGCTTTTTTGTGGTGATCTTGCTGGTACTGGACCTTTTATATTACTCTTCAATGAACTATGATATTTGCAAGTTTTACCTGGCACGGTGGGGAATCCAGGGAAAGTGGATGACGCAGGGACAGAGTCGATGGATTAACCCTCCTCAGGATCCAAGccagacacagcctcagccagagacacagcctcaaactcaGCCACAGCCTCAACCGTCCCAGACAGTACATACTTTAAAAGGAGATGCTTTAAGCCCACCCCTGATGTCTTTTCAGAGTACATCTGCCTG A
- the SHISAL1 gene encoding protein shisa-like-1 isoform X4 — MPMMTSCGQQSLNVLMVLLSLLLSAVLSAHFRVCEPYTDYKGRYHFGFHCPRLSDNKSYIFCCHHNNTVFKYCCNETEFQTVMQMNLTGNTDGYMHNNYSALLGVWIYGFFVVILLVLDLLYYSSMNYDICKFYLARWGIQGKWMTQGQSRWINPPQDPSQTQPQPETQPQTQPQPQPSQTVHTLKGDALSPPLMSFQSTSA, encoded by the exons ATGCCAATGATGACAAGTTGTGGTCAACAGTCCTTGAATGTGCTGATGGTCCTGCTTTCGTTACTCTTGTCAGCAG TGTTGTCCGCACACTTTCGAGTCTGCGAGCCATATACAGACTACAAAGGTCGCTACCACTTTGGTTTTCATTGCCCTCGTCTTTCTGACAATAAATCTTACATCTTTTGCTGTCACCATAACAACACAGTGTTTAAATACTGCTGCAATGAGACAGAATTTCAGACTGTTATGCAGATGAACTTAACAGGGAACACAGATGGATATATGCATAA CAACTACAGTGCACTATTAGGAGTGTGGATCTATGGCTTTTTTGTGGTGATCTTGCTGGTACTGGACCTTTTATATTACTCTTCAATGAACTATGATATTTGCAAGTTTTACCTGGCACGGTGGGGAATCCAGGGAAAGTGGATGACGCAGGGACAGAGTCGATGGATTAACCCTCCTCAGGATCCAAGccagacacagcctcagccagagacacagcctcaaactcaGCCACAGCCTCAACCGTCCCAGACAGTACATACTTTAAAAGGAGATGCTTTAAGCCCACCCCTGATGTCTTTTCAGAGTACATCTGCCTG a
- the SHISAL1 gene encoding protein shisa-like-1 isoform X3: protein MPMMTSCGQQSLNVLMVLLSLLLSAVLSAHFRVCEPYTDYKGRYHFGFHCPRLSDNKSYIFCCHHNNTVFKYCCNETEFQTVMQMNLTGNTDGYMHNNYSALLGVWIYGFFVVILLVLDLLYYSSMNYDICKFYLARWGIQGKWMTQGQSRWINPPQDPSQTQPQPETQPQTQPQPQPSQTVHTLKGDALSPPLMSFQSTSA, encoded by the exons ATGCCAATGATGACAAGTTGTGGTCAACAGTCCTTGAATGTGCTGATGGTCCTGCTTTCGTTACTCTTGTCAGCAG TGTTGTCCGCACACTTTCGAGTCTGCGAGCCATATACAGACTACAAAGGTCGCTACCACTTTGGTTTTCATTGCCCTCGTCTTTCTGACAATAAATCTTACATCTTTTGCTGTCACCATAACAACACAGTGTTTAAATACTGCTGCAATGAGACAGAATTTCAGACTGTTATGCAGATGAACTTAACAGGGAACACAGATGGATATATGCATAA CAACTACAGTGCACTATTAGGAGTGTGGATCTATGGCTTTTTTGTGGTGATCTTGCTGGTACTGGACCTTTTATATTACTCTTCAATGAACTATGATATTTGCAAGTTTTACCTGGCACGGTGGGGAATCCAGGGAAAGTGGATGACGCAGGGACAGAGTCGATGGATTAACCCTCCTCAGGATCCAAGccagacacagcctcagccagagacacagcctcaaactcaGCCACAGCCTCAACCGTCCCAGACAGTACATACTTTAAAAGGAGATGCTTTAAGCCCACCCCTGATGTCTTTTCAGAGTACATCTGCCTG
- the SHISAL1 gene encoding protein shisa-like-1 isoform X2, with product MPMMTSCGQQSLNVLMVLLSLLLSAVLSAHFRVCEPYTDYKGRYHFGFHCPRLSDNKSYIFCCHHNNTVFKYCCNETEFQTVMQMNLTGNTDGYMHNNYSALLGVWIYGFFVVILLVLDLLYYSSMNYDICKFYLARWGIQGKWMTQGQSRWINPPQDPSQTQPQPETQPQTQPQPQPSQTVHTLKGDALSPPLMSFQSTSACMETI from the exons ATGCCAATGATGACAAGTTGTGGTCAACAGTCCTTGAATGTGCTGATGGTCCTGCTTTCGTTACTCTTGTCAGCAG TGTTGTCCGCACACTTTCGAGTCTGCGAGCCATATACAGACTACAAAGGTCGCTACCACTTTGGTTTTCATTGCCCTCGTCTTTCTGACAATAAATCTTACATCTTTTGCTGTCACCATAACAACACAGTGTTTAAATACTGCTGCAATGAGACAGAATTTCAGACTGTTATGCAGATGAACTTAACAGGGAACACAGATGGATATATGCATAA CAACTACAGTGCACTATTAGGAGTGTGGATCTATGGCTTTTTTGTGGTGATCTTGCTGGTACTGGACCTTTTATATTACTCTTCAATGAACTATGATATTTGCAAGTTTTACCTGGCACGGTGGGGAATCCAGGGAAAGTGGATGACGCAGGGACAGAGTCGATGGATTAACCCTCCTCAGGATCCAAGccagacacagcctcagccagagacacagcctcaaactcaGCCACAGCCTCAACCGTCCCAGACAGTACATACTTTAAAAGGAGATGCTTTAAGCCCACCCCTGATGTCTTTTCAGAGTACATCTGCCTG TATGGAAACCATCTGA
- the SHISAL1 gene encoding protein shisa-like-1 isoform X1, with protein sequence MPMMTSCGQQSLNVLMVLLSLLLSAVLSAHFRVCEPYTDYKGRYHFGFHCPRLSDNKSYIFCCHHNNTVFKYCCNETEFQTVMQMNLTGNTDGYMHNNYSALLGVWIYGFFVVILLVLDLLYYSSMNYDICKFYLARWGIQGKWMTQGQSRWINPPQDPSQTQPQPETQPQTQPQPQPSQTVHTLKGDALSPPLMSFQSTSACSSLCNL encoded by the exons ATGCCAATGATGACAAGTTGTGGTCAACAGTCCTTGAATGTGCTGATGGTCCTGCTTTCGTTACTCTTGTCAGCAG TGTTGTCCGCACACTTTCGAGTCTGCGAGCCATATACAGACTACAAAGGTCGCTACCACTTTGGTTTTCATTGCCCTCGTCTTTCTGACAATAAATCTTACATCTTTTGCTGTCACCATAACAACACAGTGTTTAAATACTGCTGCAATGAGACAGAATTTCAGACTGTTATGCAGATGAACTTAACAGGGAACACAGATGGATATATGCATAA CAACTACAGTGCACTATTAGGAGTGTGGATCTATGGCTTTTTTGTGGTGATCTTGCTGGTACTGGACCTTTTATATTACTCTTCAATGAACTATGATATTTGCAAGTTTTACCTGGCACGGTGGGGAATCCAGGGAAAGTGGATGACGCAGGGACAGAGTCGATGGATTAACCCTCCTCAGGATCCAAGccagacacagcctcagccagagacacagcctcaaactcaGCCACAGCCTCAACCGTCCCAGACAGTACATACTTTAAAAGGAGATGCTTTAAGCCCACCCCTGATGTCTTTTCAGAGTACATCTGCCTG CAGCTCTCTCTGTAATCTATGA